Within Paenibacillus albicereus, the genomic segment AACACCTTCCTCGGCATCAACCACAGCCTGGCGCACAAGTGGGGCGGCCAGTACCATACGGCCCACGGCCGCACGAACGCGATCCTGATGCCGCATGTCATCCGGTACAACGCGTCGCCGCCGTCGAAGTTCGCTTCGTTCCCGAAATACGGCCACTTCATCGCCGACAAGCGCTACGCCGACATCGCCCGCCTGCTCGGCCTGCCGGCCCGCACGACGGAGGAAGCCGTCGCCAGCCTGATCGAGGCGATCCGGGGCCTGAACCGCTCGCTCGGCATTCCGGAATCGTTCCAGGCGCTCGGCTTCGAGGAGAGCGACTTCGAGGCCCGCGTCGACGAGCTCGCCGACCGCGCCTTCGAGGACCAATGCACGACCGCCAACCCGCGCATGCCGCTCGTCACCGAGCTGGCCGACGTGTACCGGAATGCGTTCTACGGGCGCTTCTAGGCGGCAGGTCGAGGAGGACGGCCGCGCTGCGGCGGCCAAGCGATCGCCGCAGCTGGCGGCGAATCCATCAAAGGAGGAGGATCACGATGGCCATCTACGAAAAGGAAATCCGAGCGGCGGAAGGACAGGAGGCTTGGAGGGGGTTCCGTCGCGGCAACTGGCAGCGCGCCATCGACGTGAGCGGCTTCATCGGCGCCAATCTGACCCCGTACGAGGGCGACGAGGGCTTCCTCGCCGAGCCGACGGAGGCGACGCGCGCGCTGTGGGAGGAGGTGCTGCGGCTTCTGAAGCGGGAGCGTGACAATGGCGGGGTGCTCGACATCTCGACGGACGTCGTCTCGACGATCGTCTCGCACGGCCCCGGCTACATCGACCGGCCGCTGGAGCGGGTCGTCGGGCTGCAGACGGACGCGCCGCTGAAGCGCTCCGTGCAGCCTTTCGGCGGCATCCGCATGGTGATCGACGCCTGCGAGGCGTACGGCTACAAGGCCGACGAGGCGATGGTGAAGACGTTCACCGACATCCGCAAGACGCATAACCAGGGCGTGTTCGACGCCTACACGGCGGAGATGCGCCTGGCGCGCAAGGCCGGCATCATCACCGGCCTGCCGGACGCCTACGGCCGCGGCCGCATCATCGGCGACTACCGCCGCGTGGCGCTGTACGGCGTCGATCGGCTCGTCGCCGACAAGAAGGCCGAGCTGAAGCAGCGCGAGGGCGCGCCGATGAGCGAGAGCCTTATCCGCCAGCGCGAGGAGCTGTCCGAGCAGGTCCGGGCGCTCGGCGAGCTGAAGCAGATGGCGGCCTCGTACGGGTTCGACCTGTCGGAGCCGGCCGCGACGGCCCAGGAAGCGGTGCAGTGGCTGTATTTCGCCTACCTCGCGGCCATCAAGGAGCAGAACGGCGCGGCGATGAGCATCGGGCGCATCTCCAGCTTCCTCGACATCTACATCGAGCGCGACCTTGCCGAAGGCCGCCTCGACGAGGCGCAGGCGCAGGAGCTGGTCGACCATCTCGTGATGAAGCTGCGCCTGGTCAAGTTCCTGCGGACGCCGGACTACAACGAGCTGTTCAGCGGCGACCCGACGTGGGTGACGGAATCGATCGGCGGCATGGGGCTGGACGGACGCTCGCGGGTGACCAAGAGCAGCTTCCGCTTCCTGCACACGCTGTACAATCTCGGTCCCGCGCCGGAGCCGAACCTGACGGTGCTCTGGTCGAAGCAGCTGCCGCAGGCGTTCAAGGAATACTGCGCCAAGGTGTCGATCGACACGAGCTCGATCCAGTACGAGAACGACGACCTGATGCGGCCGCTGTACGGCGACGACTACGGCATCGCGTGCTGCGTGTCGGCGATGCGGATCGGCAAGCAGATGCAGTTTTTCGGCGCGCGGGCGAATCTGGCGAAGGCGCTGCTGTACGCGATCAACGGCGGCGTCGACGAGAAGCTCGGCGAGCAGGTCGGACCCGCGTACGCGCCGATCACGGCGGACGTGCTCGACTACAAGGAGGTGCTCAGGCGCTACGACGGCATGCTCGACTGGCTGGCGGGGCTGTACATCGATACGCTCAACGTCATCCACTACATGCACGACAAGTACAGCTACGAGCGCATCGAGATGGCGCTGCACGACACCGACCTCGTGCGCACGATGGCCTGCGGCATCGCCGGCCTGTCGGTCGTCGCCGACTCGCTCAGCGCGATCAAGCACGCCCAGGTGCGTCCGGTGCGCGACGAGCGCGGGCTGGCGGTCGACTTCGAGATCGAGGGCGACTATCCGCAGTACGGCAACAACGACGACCGCGTCGACCGCATCGCCGTGGAGCTGACGGAGCGCTTCATGACCAAGCTGAAGCGGCATGAGACGTACCGCGGCGCGGTGCATACGCAGTCGGTGCTGACGATCACGTCGAACGTCGTCTATGGCAAAAAGACCGGCAGCACGCCGGACGGCCGCAAGGCCGGCGAGCCTTTCGCCCCCGGTGCGAACCCGATGCACGGCCGCGACCGCAAGGGCGCGCTCGCCTCGCTGAACTCGGTCGCCAAGCTGCCGTACGACAGCAGCCTCGACGGCATCTCGAACACGTTCTCGATCGTGCCGAAGGCGCTCGGCAAGGAAGCCGACGTCCGCGTGAAGAACCTCGTCTCGCTGCTCGACGGCTATGGCGCGAAGGGCGGGCACCACTTGAACGTGAACGTGTTCAACCGCGAGCAGCTGATGGACGCGATGGAGCATCCGGAGCAGTACCCGCAGCTGACGATCCGCGTGTCGGGGTATGCGGTGAACTTCATCAAGCTGACGCGCGAGCAGCAGCTGGACGTCATCAACCGGACGTTCCACGGGGCGGTGTGACGGGGCGGCGGACCTAAGGAAGCCGATGGCCGCTGCGCGTAGTCCAGAAGGAGCCGATAGCCGCTGCGCGTAGTCCAGAAGGAGCCGATGGCCGCTGCGCGTAGTCCAGAAGGAGCCGATAGCCGCTGCGCGTAGTCCAGAAGGAGTCGATGGCCGCTGCGCGTAGTCCAGAAGGAGCCGATAGCCGCTGCGCGAAGGGAAGGGCCCTCCGATCGCTCTTGAACGCAGGAATCCCCGATTCCCCTTTCCCATAAAGGTGGATTCCCGCCTTCAAAGGCGACCGCGTCCGCTTCTCCAGGCTCCTTCCCTTCGCTCCGCTGTCGGGCACCGCAAGAACGGCTGATCGCCCATGCGAAACGAACCAGAACGAGGGAGGGAATCATCATGCACACCGGGAGAATCCACTCTATCGAGACGTTCGGCACGCTCGACGGTCCGGGCATCCGCTTCGTGCTGTTCCTGCAGGGCTGCGCCTTGCAATGCCGGTATTGCCATAACCCCGACAGCTGGGATGCGTCGGCGGGCCAGCCGCGCACGGTCGAAGAGGTGCTGGCCGAAATCGAGCCTTACGTCGACGACTACAAAAGCTCCGGCGGCGGCATCACGGTCACCGGGGGCGAGCCGACGCTGCAAGCCCCGTTCGTAGCCGAGCTGTTCCGCGAATGCAAGAAGCGCTGGGGGCTGCACACGGCCCTCGACTCCTCCGGCTTCTGCGATCCGCATCACGCCGAGGCGCTGCTGGCGGCGACGGATCTCGTGCTGCTCGATTTGAAATACATGGACTCGGAAGGCCACCGCAGGCTGACGACGCAGCCCAACGAGCGCATCCTGGCGTTCGCCCGCCACCTGTCGCGCCGAGGCATCCCGATGTGGGTCCGCCGCGTGCTCGTGCCGGAGCTGACGGACCACGCCGCCGACCTGCTGGAGCTCGGCCGCTTCCTTGCAGGCTTGCGCACGGTCGAGAAGGTCGAGGTGCTGCCTTACCACCGGATGGGCGTGTTCAAGTGGCAGCAGCTCGGACGATCCTACTCGCTGGAAGGCTGCCGCGAACCCGACGCCAAAGAAGTCGAGCGCGCCGTCGACTGGATCGAGCGAGGCCGCCGGGAAGGGGCCGCTGCTGAACAAAAGCGCTTAGCGAGGCTTTACGAATGACGAGCGAACCATTCAAGGCATGCAGATGCCTTGGATGTGGATTTACGCACGGCAGATCGCAAGGAACAAAGCAAACGGGACGAAGCGGAGAAACCTCCAGCTCGTCCCGTTTGCTTTTTCTCGAGTGGCGTATGAAAGTCAAGGAGCTGCCGAAACAGCTCCTTTTCGAATGGTCAGCCGGCGACGGCTTTGAAGATGTTGATCGAGCCGCCTTGGGCTTGGACGACCGCCAGCTGGAGGATGTCGGTCACCAGCTCGAGGACATCGAGCTGATCCGCATCCGCGATGAACGCGACGGAGCCGCCTCCGACCGGGAATCCGTTGCAGCCGACGACATAGAGCTGGCCGGGTGCGACGAGGAACGTCTTGGTGCCTTCGTTGCCGGGGCCGGGGAAGCTGCAGCCGCCTTGCGCCTGATCTCCTACTGCCGTCAGCACGATGACATTGCCGATCGTTGGAACGGGTACGGTAATCGCCATTTTTCATCAACCTCTTTCGCTTGGGATAAGACCAAGATATGGCCTGTCCCATGAATTCGACACAGACGGTTGCGGATCAGACGAAAAACGGGCGGACAGGCTGCCGCTTCCGTCGGAGACGAAGGCGGTGGAACAACCGCTCCGACTCCGCTAGAATTAGAGGAGAAGACCGCGAAGGAGGAGTGGACGATGAGTCGAATGCAAAAAGCCGCTTGGCTGGCAGCGGCCGCCGCGCTGCTGCTGAGCGCCTGCGGCGCGGGCGGCCAAGAGGCGGCCAGCGGAGGCCGAGAGGCGGCTGGGAGCAGCGCGAACGCCGCCGCGCTGCCGGGCGCGGCCGGCGCATCGCCGGGAGCGGTCGCCGAGCCGAGAGCCGGCGTCGAGCCAGGCGCTCCCGCTTCGCCAGGCGACGCTGCGGGACCTCGCGCAGCCGCCGGTTCCGGCGCAGCCGTCTCGCCGGGCGTTGCCGCATCGCCCGCTCCCGACGGCCCGGTCTCCGCGCAGCCTTCGCCGGGCGCAGCCGGGGCGGGGACGGCGATGACGCCCAAGCCGGACGCGCCGTCCAAGGAGGAGAAGCCCGTGCCCGAACGCAAGCGCAAGCTGCCGTCCGGCTTCGTCTATGTGGACGAAGTCATTCCGACGGCTCAATACGAGATTCGCTACTACACGGACCATAACTTCGTTGGCGCGAGGCTGGACGGCTACAAGGCTCCCTATGCCATTTTGAGCCGGCAGGCGGCGGAGGCGCTCCAGGAAGCCCATGACTTCGTGACGTCCAAGGGCTACGGCCTCAAGATCTTCGACGCCTACCGTCCGGCCAAGGCGGTGCGGCAGTTCGTCGCCTGGTCCAAGGACCCCGCCGACCAGCGGATGAAGGAGGAATTCTACCCCGAGGTGGACAAGGCGAAGGCGTTCCAGCTCGGCTACATTTCTTCGCGCTCCGGCCATTCGCGGGGCAGCACGGTCGATCTGACGCTGTTCGAGCTGAAGACGGGCCAGGAGGCCGACATGGGCTCGCCGTTCGATTTTTTCGGGACCATCTCCAGCCACGGCACGCCCAACATCGGCAAAGCCCCGTCGGAGCGGCGCGCTCTGCTCAAGCGGGCGATGGAGCGGGCCGGCTTCAAGCCCTACAGCAAGGAATGGTGGCATTACACGCTGAAGGACGAGCCGTACCCGCGCCGATACTACGACTTCGACATCGAGTAGGCCGGCCGGCGGAGTTTTCGCAGCTTCAGACGTCGTAATCGTGAATGCCGGTTGCACGGCCGCTCCGCCATGCGCTATGCTGGAACTTATGTTCTTATTTCGATGGGAAAGAGGTAGAGGATGGGAGAGACGCGAAAGAAGCTGAAGCTGGAAGCGCCGCGGCTGCCGGCGGAGCCGGAGAGGCTGTCGCTGCCCTCGCGGCTGAGCACGCGGGACATGTTCGAGCACGGGCTCGTCGAAGGAGAGCGGCTGGAGGAGCAGGATGCCGACAAGGTCGTCTTCGACGGCGTCGTCTTCCGCGGGGTCTCGTTCGACTCCGCCCAGCTGCGGAGCCTGGAGCTGACGGACGTGCTGTTCGACAAATGCGACCTGTCCAACGCCGACCTGAGCCGCGCCGTGATCCACCGCGCGCAGTTCCGCTCGTGCAAGCTCGTCGGCGCCGATCTGAGCGACGCGATGCTGCGCAACGTGCTCGTCGAGGACTGCCAGCTCGACTACGTGAACCTGCGGGCCGCCGACCTCAAAGGGGTCGTGTTCGCCGACAGCTCGTTGAACCGCTCGGACTTCTGCATGGCCAAGCTCGCCAAGACGGAGCTCCATCGCTGCAAGCTCGACGGCGCGCTGCTCGGGACGCCGCTCAAGGGCATCGATCTGAGCGATTGCGAATTCAACGGCCTGTCCTGCAGTCCGGACGATCTGCGGGGCTGCATCATCTCGCGCGAGCAGGCGTTCGTCTTCGCCGCGCTGTTCGGCATGGTGCTGAAGGACTGAACGCAAGAGCGGAGTCCGCGAAGCCTTGCCACCCGCCCGGCAGGCCAAGCCGCCATAGCCAGGCAGCCGCCGGGCCATCCAGGCAGCCGAGCGATCCAAGCAGCAGCGCAGCGGCAAAATGGTTCAGGCAGCCGAGCGGCCCAGCAGCGCAGCGGCCGAGCGATTCAGGCGCCAAGCGCGGCCGCCCCGGGAGCAAAAGCACTCGGGGCGGCTTTTTTGCGCGCTACATGCGGCAGATTTCCTTCGGACAGCCCTCGCAGCGGCATAGCTGCATGAGCGGCTCCATGTCATGGATGACGATGTGGCCCTGCCGCATCGACAGCGCGCCGGCACGGCGATAGTCGGCGAGCAGCCGGTTGACGCTTTCGCGCGCGGCTCCGATCGTTTCGGCCAGCTCGGAGTTGGTGATGCGCTCGGTGAGGAGGATGCCGTCGTCCACGGGCATGCCATACGTGTTGGCCATGCGGATGAGCGTGGAGCAGAGCGCGCCGGGCTTGCCGTAGAGCATCAGGTCGCGCAGCTTCGTCTGCGTGTGCCGGTTCATCTGGCTCATCCACCCGATGCACTCCAGCGCCAGGCTGCCGTACCGCCACAGCGCGAACTCCAGCTCGCCGCGAGGGATGAAGTGGATGACGCAGTCGGTCCGGGCGACGGCGCTGAAGCTCTGCGACGGCTCGCCGTCGAAGCCGAGCTGGCCGAAGAAGTCGCCTTGCTTGTAGCGGTACAGCGTGAACGCCTTGCCCTCCGCGCTGGATTTCAGCCCTTTGACATGGCCGCGCTCCAGGTAGTACCAGTACTCCGCCGGCTCGCCCTCCCAGAACACATGCCCGCCCGCCGGGATCCGGTGCTTGCGCATGAGCGCCGACAGCTTGGCGAAGCTGTCCGCGGAAAAGGCGGCCGAGTTGCCCGGAGCCGTCTGCTGCTTGGTGAAGCCGCTTGCTGCATCCATGATCGTGCCCTCCTCCCGTTGATGCCCTCACTGTACCAAATGCCGCACGGCCGGGATGTGACCGTCCTCACAGAGAGAACGGCTCCGCACGAGCCGAGCCCGACGTCGTATGGCATGCCGGTTTGACTGGTTGGTCGGCGACCGTTGACGAGAAGAGGGGCCCATGGTAAAAGGAAAGGAAAGCGTTCTCCCGCTACCAAACAAACTTAGTGAAGCGAGGTCCTTCCCCATGCCAATGCTAGACCTGCCGCTCGAGCAGCTGCGCCGCTACGAGGGCATCAATCCACGACCGGACGATTTCGACGCTTACTGGGAGCGCGCGCTGCAGGAGCTGGACGCGACCGCTCCCGAGGTCGAGCTCGTGCCGTCCAGCTTCCAGGTGCCGACCGCGGACTGCTTCGACCTGTACTTCACCGGCGTGCGCGGCGCTCGCATCCATGCCAAGTATATCCGGCCGAAAAACGTGCCCGAGCCCCACGCGGCGCTGTTGCAGTTTCACGGCTACTCCGGCAATGCCGGCGACTGGGCCGACAAGCTGAGCTACGCTTCGCTCGGCTACTCCGTCTTCTCCATGGACTGCCGGGGGCAGGGCGGCGGCTCCGAGGACCGCGGCGGCGTCAAGGGCAACACGCTGAACGGCCATATCATCCGCGGCCTCGACGGCGAGCCGGACGATCTGCTGTTCCGGCACATCTTCCTCGATACGGCGCAGCTCGCCCGCATCGCCATGGACAGGCCGGAGGTCGACGCGGAGCGCATCGGCGCGACCGGCTGGTCGCAGGGCGGCGCGCTGACGATCGCCTGCGCGGCGCTGGAGCCGCGCGTGAAGCGGCTGGCGCCGGTGTATCCGTTCCTGAGCGACTACCGCCGCGTGTGGGAGATGGATCTGGCCAAGGACGCCTACGCCGAGCTGCGGAATTATTTCCGCTCGTTCGATCCGCAGCATAAGCGCGAGCAGGAGATCTTCACGCGCCTCGGCTACATCGACATCCAGCATCTGGCGCCGCGCATCCAGGGCGAGACGCTGCTGGGCGTCGGACTGATGGACTCGATCTGCCCGCCGTCGACCCAGTTCGCCGCGTACAACAAGATCACGGCACCTAAGTCGCTGGAGATTTACCCCGACTTCGGGCACGAAGGGCTGCCGGGCCTGCATGATACGATCATGCAGTTCATGCTGCGGAGCCTGTAGACGTCGAGGACTCTCGGCGCAGCCGGACAGGCCTTCGCCGCCTAGACGGGTTTACCGCTTCCTTTCGTCAGCCAGCCGTTTCCGGTTTTTGCCGGAAGCGGCTTTTTGGCGTCTGCATCCAGCTGCGGCCAAGCAGGCGAGCGGGGCCTACGAAAGATCGTACTTGGCGGCGGGGTGAAGCTGGAATAGGCTGGAATTAGAAGAAGGGAAGAAGAGGAGGCGGCGCCGAATGCAAGAGGACGAGACGAAGGTTCGTGCGGGAGAGGCTGCAGGACAGGGCGTGAAGGAGAACTCGCAGGAATTGCCGGGGGGCGAGGAGGCAGCGGAAAAGTTCGAGCGCCAAAACGAGGAAGCAGGCGATCGGGAGCCAGCAAGCGAGCGTAATCCAGCTGCCGAGCGCGGCCAGAACGAGAGGCGCGTGCAGCGGCACGAGGCCGAGCGGCGGATGAAGGCGGAGCTGCTTTCCTATCTGGCGGCTCTGTTTTTGGCTCCGCTGGCAGCGTCTGTAGGCATCAGCTTGTTTCTGCTGGAGCCGGGAGTTCTCATTCCCGTCCTTCTGTTCAGCTGGATCGGCACGTTATGCGTTGCTGTGCCTGTGTCGTGGATGGTCGGCCGAATTGTCGGCAAAGGAGGCGGCCCGGCCCGGGCTGCGCTCGCGGTGCTTCTGCACGGCGTCCTCGGAGGAGGACTGGTGCTGGCGTTTGTCGTCCTGGCCCAGCCGAATGCTCTCGGCAGCCTGTACAGGGACGGCTTCGCCCTTGTTTTTGTCCTGTCCGGCGCCGCCAACGGCTTCGCCTATGGACTGATCCGGCTTGCCTGCCGCTCGCTGCTGCTCGGCCGATAGGAATCATCTTCAAAAGAAGATCCATATATCCAACTCATTGCAACCATGATATGGTTAATTCAGCCTCATTCCGACATCAACAAACGGTACCCGAGCATAACGAAGTCCTCGAAGTCCCATTCCTCCGTCATCCAAAAAACGACGGTGGCGGACCTTTCGCTGACGCACGAGGTCGCGGTCATGTAGATCATGGAGCGGCTCGGAATCGGCGTCGATGAA encodes:
- a CDS encoding M15 family metallopeptidase, which gives rise to MSRMQKAAWLAAAAALLLSACGAGGQEAASGGREAAGSSANAAALPGAAGASPGAVAEPRAGVEPGAPASPGDAAGPRAAAGSGAAVSPGVAASPAPDGPVSAQPSPGAAGAGTAMTPKPDAPSKEEKPVPERKRKLPSGFVYVDEVIPTAQYEIRYYTDHNFVGARLDGYKAPYAILSRQAAEALQEAHDFVTSKGYGLKIFDAYRPAKAVRQFVAWSKDPADQRMKEEFYPEVDKAKAFQLGYISSRSGHSRGSTVDLTLFELKTGQEADMGSPFDFFGTISSHGTPNIGKAPSERRALLKRAMERAGFKPYSKEWWHYTLKDEPYPRRYYDFDIE
- the pflB gene encoding formate C-acetyltransferase, with translation MAIYEKEIRAAEGQEAWRGFRRGNWQRAIDVSGFIGANLTPYEGDEGFLAEPTEATRALWEEVLRLLKRERDNGGVLDISTDVVSTIVSHGPGYIDRPLERVVGLQTDAPLKRSVQPFGGIRMVIDACEAYGYKADEAMVKTFTDIRKTHNQGVFDAYTAEMRLARKAGIITGLPDAYGRGRIIGDYRRVALYGVDRLVADKKAELKQREGAPMSESLIRQREELSEQVRALGELKQMAASYGFDLSEPAATAQEAVQWLYFAYLAAIKEQNGAAMSIGRISSFLDIYIERDLAEGRLDEAQAQELVDHLVMKLRLVKFLRTPDYNELFSGDPTWVTESIGGMGLDGRSRVTKSSFRFLHTLYNLGPAPEPNLTVLWSKQLPQAFKEYCAKVSIDTSSIQYENDDLMRPLYGDDYGIACCVSAMRIGKQMQFFGARANLAKALLYAINGGVDEKLGEQVGPAYAPITADVLDYKEVLRRYDGMLDWLAGLYIDTLNVIHYMHDKYSYERIEMALHDTDLVRTMACGIAGLSVVADSLSAIKHAQVRPVRDERGLAVDFEIEGDYPQYGNNDDRVDRIAVELTERFMTKLKRHETYRGAVHTQSVLTITSNVVYGKKTGSTPDGRKAGEPFAPGANPMHGRDRKGALASLNSVAKLPYDSSLDGISNTFSIVPKALGKEADVRVKNLVSLLDGYGAKGGHHLNVNVFNREQLMDAMEHPEQYPQLTIRVSGYAVNFIKLTREQQLDVINRTFHGAV
- a CDS encoding acetylxylan esterase, encoding MPMLDLPLEQLRRYEGINPRPDDFDAYWERALQELDATAPEVELVPSSFQVPTADCFDLYFTGVRGARIHAKYIRPKNVPEPHAALLQFHGYSGNAGDWADKLSYASLGYSVFSMDCRGQGGGSEDRGGVKGNTLNGHIIRGLDGEPDDLLFRHIFLDTAQLARIAMDRPEVDAERIGATGWSQGGALTIACAALEPRVKRLAPVYPFLSDYRRVWEMDLAKDAYAELRNYFRSFDPQHKREQEIFTRLGYIDIQHLAPRIQGETLLGVGLMDSICPPSTQFAAYNKITAPKSLEIYPDFGHEGLPGLHDTIMQFMLRSL
- the pflA gene encoding pyruvate formate-lyase-activating protein; the protein is MHTGRIHSIETFGTLDGPGIRFVLFLQGCALQCRYCHNPDSWDASAGQPRTVEEVLAEIEPYVDDYKSSGGGITVTGGEPTLQAPFVAELFRECKKRWGLHTALDSSGFCDPHHAEALLAATDLVLLDLKYMDSEGHRRLTTQPNERILAFARHLSRRGIPMWVRRVLVPELTDHAADLLELGRFLAGLRTVEKVEVLPYHRMGVFKWQQLGRSYSLEGCREPDAKEVERAVDWIERGRREGAAAEQKRLARLYE
- a CDS encoding Crp/Fnr family transcriptional regulator, coding for MDAASGFTKQQTAPGNSAAFSADSFAKLSALMRKHRIPAGGHVFWEGEPAEYWYYLERGHVKGLKSSAEGKAFTLYRYKQGDFFGQLGFDGEPSQSFSAVARTDCVIHFIPRGELEFALWRYGSLALECIGWMSQMNRHTQTKLRDLMLYGKPGALCSTLIRMANTYGMPVDDGILLTERITNSELAETIGAARESVNRLLADYRRAGALSMRQGHIVIHDMEPLMQLCRCEGCPKEICRM
- a CDS encoding pentapeptide repeat-containing protein; its protein translation is MGETRKKLKLEAPRLPAEPERLSLPSRLSTRDMFEHGLVEGERLEEQDADKVVFDGVVFRGVSFDSAQLRSLELTDVLFDKCDLSNADLSRAVIHRAQFRSCKLVGADLSDAMLRNVLVEDCQLDYVNLRAADLKGVVFADSSLNRSDFCMAKLAKTELHRCKLDGALLGTPLKGIDLSDCEFNGLSCSPDDLRGCIISREQAFVFAALFGMVLKD